One part of the Terrimicrobium sacchariphilum genome encodes these proteins:
- a CDS encoding SprT family zinc-dependent metalloprotease has translation MIKHTQLLLKFSRSIMRSLSLVPDLAVVAEKKSPPPRKAKPSTRRELLLEALAAELLRAAGCHDLKVEVYWNSRLRTTAGLASWRDHAIYLNPKLMDVSQDEVQRTLRHELAHFLAQHRAGRRRIAAHGAEWKRACADLGIPRESRCHDLPFKRAKVARRYFYACPECGTQLARVRPLKRRVACLKCCRAHNHGQYHDRFRFVPIEPPKSIAA, from the coding sequence ATGATCAAACACACGCAACTTTTGCTGAAGTTCAGCCGCAGCATCATGCGGAGCCTCAGCCTCGTGCCCGACCTCGCCGTCGTGGCCGAGAAAAAGTCGCCCCCGCCGCGCAAGGCAAAGCCCTCCACCCGCCGCGAACTCCTCCTCGAGGCCCTCGCCGCCGAGCTCCTGCGCGCCGCCGGGTGCCACGACCTGAAGGTCGAGGTTTACTGGAACTCCCGCCTGCGCACCACCGCCGGGCTCGCCTCCTGGCGCGACCACGCCATCTACCTGAACCCGAAGCTCATGGACGTCTCGCAGGACGAGGTGCAGCGCACGCTGCGCCACGAGCTGGCCCATTTCCTCGCGCAACACCGGGCGGGCCGCCGCCGCATCGCCGCCCATGGCGCGGAGTGGAAGCGCGCCTGCGCCGACCTCGGCATCCCGCGCGAGTCGCGGTGTCACGACCTGCCCTTCAAACGCGCCAAGGTCGCCCGCCGCTACTTCTACGCCTGCCCCGAGTGCGGCACCCAGCTCGCCCGCGTGCGCCCGCTGAAGCGCCGCGTCGCCTGTCTGAAATGCTGCCGCGCCCACAATCACGGCCAATACCACGACCGCTTCCGCTTCGTCCCCATCGAGCCGCCGAAGAGCATCGCCGCGTAA
- the tmpT gene encoding thiopurine S-methyltransferase yields the protein MDHDFWHDKWATNDIGFHAPIPNTHLVNFLAQLAPAPGARVFVPLCGKTLDIHWLLAGGYQVVGAELSRVAVEQLFADLRVTPQVTPCGALTRFHAPHLDILQGDIFEVSAETLGPVDLIYDRAALVALPGDLRVRYAAHLRAITQHAPQLLVCFHYDQSLMGGPPFSIGEKEVAALYSAHYAVEPLESVEIAGGLKGLCPATEDVWALRRQAGKAGSP from the coding sequence GTGGATCACGACTTCTGGCACGACAAATGGGCGACGAATGACATCGGCTTTCACGCGCCGATCCCGAATACCCACCTGGTCAACTTCCTCGCCCAGCTCGCTCCCGCGCCGGGTGCGCGCGTTTTCGTGCCGCTCTGCGGGAAGACGCTGGATATTCACTGGCTGCTGGCGGGCGGGTATCAGGTCGTGGGGGCGGAGCTGAGCCGCGTCGCGGTCGAGCAGCTCTTCGCCGATCTGCGCGTCACGCCGCAGGTCACGCCCTGCGGGGCGCTCACCCGCTTTCACGCGCCGCACCTCGACATCCTCCAGGGCGATATTTTTGAGGTGAGTGCGGAGACGCTCGGGCCGGTCGATCTCATCTATGATCGCGCTGCGCTGGTGGCGCTGCCCGGCGATTTGCGCGTGCGCTATGCCGCGCATCTCCGTGCGATCACGCAGCACGCGCCGCAGTTGCTCGTCTGCTTCCATTACGACCAGTCGCTCATGGGCGGCCCGCCATTTTCCATCGGGGAAAAGGAGGTCGCCGCCCTCTATAGCGCGCACTACGCTGTGGAACCGCTCGAGAGCGTGGAGATCGCGGGCGGGTTGAAGGGCCTCTGCCCTGCCACCGAGGATGTCTGGGCGCTGCGCCGCCAGGCTGGCAAGGCAGGAAGCCCGTAG
- a CDS encoding class I SAM-dependent methyltransferase encodes MSSEAVARAGEDVENVRSFFDQWGIYRRVIERNYLFHREAYAEVDRVLGGFGGRAVSVLDLGSGDASYMAEVLGRHAVASYHGVDISPVALALARENVGRVGCAAEFAQADFFALVPGLREAVDFVYIGLSLHHLPPGDKGRFLAELRRLVKPGGCLMVCEPICRAGESRSDVLARWWEVVSRKWTELSPADMASVKEHVFGNDYPESLDTYGALARAAGFAAVSVRFVCPDELYAVLEFRPAAGLR; translated from the coding sequence ATGAGCAGCGAGGCGGTGGCGCGGGCGGGGGAGGATGTCGAGAATGTGCGCAGTTTTTTCGACCAGTGGGGGATTTATCGGCGCGTGATCGAGCGGAACTACCTCTTCCATCGCGAGGCGTATGCGGAGGTGGACCGCGTGCTCGGCGGCTTCGGCGGGCGGGCGGTTTCCGTGCTCGACCTGGGGTCGGGCGATGCGAGCTACATGGCCGAGGTGCTCGGGCGGCATGCAGTGGCGTCGTACCACGGCGTCGATATTTCGCCGGTGGCGCTTGCGCTGGCGCGGGAGAATGTCGGGCGGGTCGGGTGCGCGGCAGAGTTCGCGCAGGCGGATTTCTTTGCGCTCGTGCCGGGGCTGCGCGAGGCGGTGGATTTTGTGTATATCGGCCTGTCCCTGCATCACCTGCCGCCGGGGGACAAGGGGCGGTTCCTCGCGGAGCTGCGCCGTCTCGTGAAGCCGGGCGGCTGCCTCATGGTCTGCGAGCCGATCTGCCGCGCGGGGGAATCCCGCAGCGACGTGCTCGCGCGCTGGTGGGAGGTCGTCTCGCGCAAATGGACGGAGCTTTCGCCCGCCGACATGGCCTCGGTGAAGGAACACGTCTTTGGCAACGACTACCCGGAGAGCCTCGATACGTACGGCGCGCTGGCGCGGGCGGCGGGATTTGCCGCCGTGAGCGTGCGCTTCGTCTGCCCGGATGAACTTTACGCCGTGCTGGAGTTTCGCCCGGCGGCTGGGCTTCGCTAA
- a CDS encoding PEP-CTERM sorting domain-containing protein (PEP-CTERM proteins occur, often in large numbers, in the proteomes of bacteria that also encode an exosortase, a predicted intramembrane cysteine proteinase. The presence of a PEP-CTERM domain at a protein's C-terminus predicts cleavage within the sorting domain, followed by covalent anchoring to some some component of the (usually Gram-negative) cell surface. Many PEP-CTERM proteins exhibit an unusual sequence composition that includes large numbers of potential glycosylation sites. Expression of one such protein has been shown restore the ability of a bacterium to form floc, a type of biofilm.), with product MKRLILAGGMVLLMSGGAFASTLFTYYTTATASAVALGFTLDQEVIFQFQVFGTNTADEADNNQVIWNGTLSDPLWESVSMGTTTGTAGFADPGNIVEVYGTGGTITNMHNKVSPSATFQTPNNERVVYIEVYAANIVNFATAPVGTTVDDYFLNYEGDYTPTALTEVLTRADTDGRFRVTKLNIDVVPEPSTYLLLALGGAMLLWTNKRLRQQLLPWLGSE from the coding sequence ATGAAGCGACTCATACTAGCAGGGGGAATGGTGCTGTTGATGTCCGGCGGAGCTTTTGCATCCACACTGTTCACTTATTACACAACTGCCACCGCCAGCGCCGTCGCGCTCGGCTTCACTCTCGACCAGGAGGTCATCTTCCAGTTCCAGGTCTTCGGCACGAATACCGCCGACGAGGCCGACAACAATCAGGTCATCTGGAACGGCACGCTTTCCGACCCGCTCTGGGAATCCGTCTCCATGGGCACCACCACCGGGACCGCGGGCTTTGCCGATCCCGGCAATATTGTGGAAGTGTACGGGACGGGCGGCACGATTACCAACATGCACAACAAGGTGTCCCCCTCGGCCACCTTCCAGACTCCGAATAACGAGCGTGTCGTCTATATCGAGGTCTATGCCGCCAACATCGTGAACTTTGCCACGGCCCCGGTCGGCACGACCGTCGACGATTACTTCTTGAACTACGAGGGAGACTACACCCCCACGGCTCTCACCGAGGTCCTCACCCGCGCCGACACCGACGGCCGCTTCCGCGTAACGAAGCTAAACATCGACGTCGTCCCCGAGCCCTCCACCTACCTCCTCCTCGCCCTCGGCGGAGCTATGCTTCTCTGGACGAATAAGCGCCTAAGGCAGCAACTCCTCCCCTGGCTCGGGAGCGAGTAG
- the epsC gene encoding serine O-acetyltransferase EpsC has translation MEKALSEVANEVLASYERVGDLNSSGANLPSKRAMGAVCEDLLQLLFPGFHDEEAIQKRSLPVLTRHRLATIAERLNTQVRQSLRIVDPGCPIALSHEVTIEFCRQIPAVREILHTDIEAAYEGDPAALSREEIILSYPSMEAIAIQRLAHLLYEARVPVLPRIMTEWAHSRTGIDIHPGATIGSHFFIDHGTGVVIGETCVIGEHVKLYHGVTLGARSFAKDDSGQIVKGGKRHPNVEDYVTIYPNSTILGGETVIGARSTIGANVFLLHSVAPNSLVVYEEKQLHILDKVNRKKEAELEWSI, from the coding sequence ATGGAGAAGGCCCTTTCTGAAGTCGCAAATGAAGTTCTCGCTTCCTACGAGCGTGTGGGAGACCTGAACAGCAGCGGCGCGAACCTGCCTTCCAAGCGCGCCATGGGCGCGGTCTGCGAGGACCTCCTGCAACTGCTCTTCCCCGGGTTTCATGACGAGGAGGCGATTCAAAAGCGGTCGCTGCCCGTGCTCACCCGGCATCGCCTCGCCACCATCGCCGAGCGGCTGAATACCCAGGTGCGCCAGAGCCTGCGCATCGTCGACCCCGGCTGCCCGATCGCGCTGTCGCACGAGGTGACCATCGAGTTTTGCCGCCAGATTCCCGCCGTGCGCGAGATCCTGCATACGGATATCGAGGCCGCCTACGAGGGCGACCCGGCGGCGCTGAGCCGCGAGGAGATCATTCTTTCCTACCCGTCGATGGAGGCCATCGCCATCCAGCGGCTGGCCCATCTGCTTTACGAGGCCCGGGTGCCGGTGCTGCCGCGCATCATGACGGAGTGGGCGCATTCCCGCACGGGAATCGACATCCACCCCGGCGCGACGATCGGGTCGCATTTCTTCATCGACCACGGCACGGGCGTCGTCATCGGCGAGACCTGCGTGATCGGCGAGCATGTGAAGCTCTACCACGGCGTGACCCTCGGGGCGCGGAGCTTTGCCAAGGACGACTCCGGCCAGATCGTGAAGGGCGGCAAGCGCCACCCGAATGTCGAGGATTACGTCACGATCTACCCCAACTCGACCATCCTCGGCGGCGAGACCGTCATCGGGGCGCGCTCGACCATCGGCGCGAATGTCTTTCTCCTGCACAGTGTTGCGCCAAATTCCCTCGTCGTTTACGAGGAAAAGCAGCTTCACATCCTGGACAAGGTGAACCGCAAAAAGGAGGCCGAGCTCGAGTGGTCTATCTAG
- a CDS encoding PEP-CTERM sorting domain-containing protein gives MTASLSHAEPTYNTILEVNDSATGVRGTDTTNTGNVILTGSQQVSGVTQGLLWSGNLYSNIGTYYTILPQVSGTLIGSIYYGPDTHAFNSLIPEGQIRAVGTYQLDEVDGTFGFMYQGALQSGTYGVTAINVPDAVNTIPHSTAGSVVVGAYDKGTAQTGNSFIFDLTSNTFKSLSLGNESSLYGVWHTGGDNYVIVGGARNPGAADLNQAFIANYNLTSNTVTGQTFYTFNDQGGAISHFEGITAVDGGYNVIATVTNNEDGSAIGAALAFISVTDGVFNPDAVWTGLDVNGSDLTTGNTVYENVGIGVYATSGSSAVNTYTATVPEPSTYALVALGLTAVVLGLRRRATA, from the coding sequence ATGACAGCCTCCCTGTCCCACGCGGAGCCGACTTACAACACCATTCTGGAAGTCAACGACTCCGCCACGGGTGTGCGGGGTACGGATACCACCAACACCGGCAATGTCATCCTGACGGGAAGCCAGCAGGTCTCCGGAGTCACCCAGGGGCTGCTCTGGAGTGGCAATCTCTACTCCAATATCGGCACCTATTACACGATCCTGCCGCAGGTCTCGGGTACGCTGATCGGCTCGATCTATTACGGGCCGGATACGCATGCGTTTAATTCCCTCATCCCGGAGGGTCAGATTCGCGCCGTCGGCACCTATCAACTTGACGAGGTGGATGGCACCTTTGGCTTCATGTACCAGGGCGCCCTTCAGTCTGGCACGTATGGCGTAACGGCAATCAATGTTCCGGACGCAGTCAATACCATCCCGCACAGCACGGCTGGGAGCGTCGTGGTGGGAGCGTACGATAAAGGGACGGCTCAAACCGGCAATTCGTTTATTTTTGACCTGACATCCAACACCTTTAAGTCGCTGAGTCTTGGAAACGAGTCCTCGCTTTATGGGGTGTGGCATACCGGGGGTGACAACTATGTCATCGTCGGAGGTGCTCGCAATCCCGGCGCGGCGGATTTGAACCAGGCGTTCATTGCCAATTACAACCTGACTTCGAATACCGTCACTGGCCAGACGTTTTACACCTTTAATGATCAGGGTGGCGCTATCTCGCACTTTGAGGGTATCACTGCGGTGGACGGCGGATATAACGTCATCGCCACGGTGACGAACAACGAGGATGGTTCGGCGATCGGAGCCGCCCTGGCCTTTATCTCCGTCACCGACGGGGTGTTCAACCCTGATGCCGTCTGGACGGGCCTTGATGTCAACGGCTCCGACCTCACGACCGGCAATACGGTCTATGAGAATGTCGGTATCGGTGTTTACGCCACGTCGGGTTCGTCCGCCGTGAACACGTACACGGCTACTGTGCCGGAGCCGTCGACCTACGCGCTCGTCGCGCTTGGCCTGACCGCCGTGGTCTTGGGCCTGCGACGCCGAGCCACGGCCTGA
- a CDS encoding AAA family ATPase: MSMSSSRNSKLPTLTIVAGRPGAGKSTLAHILAKRIHCPLISRDDIKEGMVNATGDKGVPGGQLAQNALTTFFEVIELLLGRGVTVVADAFFPEELWKSQIAKLGPLAKINLVVCDVEDDIASERLERRRNADPYWDEFHNQPVNQKLMPATRYEPPELGVPTLIVSCRSEYNPEIESIYRFTKS, translated from the coding sequence ATGTCAATGAGCTCCTCTAGGAATAGCAAGCTACCTACGTTGACGATTGTTGCCGGACGCCCTGGAGCAGGGAAATCAACGCTTGCGCACATTCTTGCCAAGAGAATTCACTGCCCATTGATCAGTCGTGACGACATTAAGGAAGGCATGGTCAACGCGACCGGTGATAAGGGCGTGCCGGGAGGACAATTGGCTCAAAATGCACTCACGACTTTCTTTGAAGTGATTGAGCTTCTTCTTGGGAGAGGCGTTACAGTAGTTGCTGATGCTTTTTTCCCGGAAGAGTTGTGGAAAAGCCAAATCGCGAAACTGGGTCCGCTTGCAAAGATTAATTTGGTTGTTTGCGATGTCGAGGACGACATTGCCTCGGAGCGACTGGAGAGGCGAAGGAATGCTGACCCATATTGGGATGAATTTCACAATCAGCCTGTTAATCAAAAGCTGATGCCCGCGACACGGTATGAGCCGCCGGAACTTGGGGTTCCGACGTTGATCGTTAGTTGCCGCAGTGAATACAATCCTGAAATCGAGAGTATTTACCGCTTCACGAAAAGTTGA
- the acs gene encoding acetate--CoA ligase yields MSQSIESVLTEKRVFKPSREFSKQAKIKNFAEYKKLYDESIKNPEKFWGKQAAELLWNKKWTKVLDWKAPFAKWFVGGKLNVSENCLDRHLNGPRRNKAAIIWEGEPGEKRTLTYHQLHREVCIFANILKRNGVKKGDRVLIYLPHIPEAAIAMLACTRIGAIHTVVFGGFSAESIKDRLADSGATCVVTADGSYRRGQAVTLKQNVDRALEGNTAVKRVIVFRRANMDIHITEGRDVWWHREADYVTADCPPVPLDSEHPLFILYTSGSTGKPKGILHTTGGYLLGSLLTTKYVFDIREEDIYWCTADVGWITGHSYVVYGPLALGATSLMYEGAPNWPQSDRFWDIIARYGVNIFYTAPTAIRSFIKWGDEWPAKHDLSSLRLLGTVGEPINPEAWMWFYEKIGGGRCPISDTWWQTETGAHMITPIPGATPLKPGTATLPFFGIDAAIVDDNGKEVGPNEGGKLVIRKPWPSMLRTIYGDKARYKKQYWSEVKGCYFTGDGARRDKDGYFWIVGRIDDVLNVAGHRLGTAEVESALVAHEAVAEAAVVGRPDEIKGQGVVAFVTLKTGIKATEDLSEKLRKHVGAVIGPIAKPDEIRFAEALPKTRSGKIMRRLLKQIAAGNAVTGDTTTLEDFSVLAKLRASDE; encoded by the coding sequence ATGAGTCAAAGCATCGAATCCGTTCTCACGGAGAAGCGCGTTTTCAAACCCTCCCGCGAATTCTCAAAGCAGGCGAAAATCAAAAACTTCGCCGAGTACAAGAAGCTCTACGACGAATCCATCAAGAACCCGGAGAAATTCTGGGGCAAGCAGGCGGCCGAGCTGCTTTGGAACAAGAAGTGGACGAAGGTCCTCGACTGGAAGGCCCCCTTTGCCAAGTGGTTCGTCGGCGGCAAGCTGAACGTCAGTGAGAACTGCCTCGACCGTCACCTCAACGGCCCGCGCCGCAACAAGGCCGCCATCATCTGGGAAGGCGAGCCCGGCGAGAAGCGCACGCTCACCTACCACCAGCTCCACCGCGAAGTCTGCATCTTTGCGAACATCCTGAAGCGCAACGGCGTGAAGAAGGGCGACCGCGTCCTCATCTATCTCCCGCATATCCCCGAGGCCGCCATCGCCATGCTGGCCTGCACCCGCATCGGCGCGATCCACACCGTCGTCTTTGGCGGCTTCAGCGCCGAGAGCATCAAGGACCGCCTCGCCGACAGCGGCGCGACCTGCGTGGTCACCGCCGACGGCAGCTACCGCCGCGGCCAGGCTGTGACGTTGAAGCAAAACGTCGACCGCGCGCTGGAAGGCAACACCGCCGTGAAGCGCGTCATCGTCTTTCGCCGGGCCAACATGGACATCCACATCACGGAAGGCCGCGATGTGTGGTGGCACCGCGAGGCGGATTACGTCACCGCCGACTGCCCGCCCGTGCCGCTCGACAGCGAGCACCCGCTCTTCATCCTCTACACCAGCGGCTCGACCGGGAAACCCAAGGGCATCCTGCACACCACCGGCGGCTATCTGCTCGGCTCGCTGCTCACGACGAAGTACGTCTTCGACATCCGCGAGGAGGATATCTACTGGTGCACCGCCGATGTCGGCTGGATCACCGGCCACAGCTACGTCGTCTACGGTCCCCTCGCCCTCGGCGCCACCTCGCTCATGTACGAGGGCGCTCCGAACTGGCCGCAGAGCGACCGCTTCTGGGACATCATCGCCCGCTATGGCGTGAATATCTTTTACACCGCGCCCACCGCCATCCGCTCCTTCATCAAGTGGGGCGACGAATGGCCGGCCAAGCACGACCTCTCCTCCCTGCGCCTCCTCGGCACCGTCGGCGAACCGATCAACCCCGAGGCCTGGATGTGGTTTTACGAGAAGATCGGCGGCGGCCGCTGCCCGATCTCCGACACCTGGTGGCAGACCGAGACCGGCGCGCACATGATCACTCCCATCCCCGGCGCGACCCCGCTCAAGCCCGGCACGGCCACGCTGCCCTTCTTCGGCATCGACGCCGCCATCGTCGACGACAATGGCAAGGAAGTCGGCCCCAATGAGGGCGGCAAGCTCGTCATCCGCAAACCCTGGCCCTCCATGCTGCGGACCATCTACGGCGACAAGGCCCGGTACAAAAAGCAGTACTGGAGCGAGGTCAAGGGGTGCTACTTCACCGGAGACGGCGCGCGCCGCGACAAGGACGGTTATTTCTGGATCGTCGGCCGCATCGACGACGTGCTCAACGTCGCCGGTCACCGTCTCGGCACCGCCGAGGTCGAGAGCGCCCTCGTCGCCCATGAGGCCGTCGCCGAGGCCGCCGTGGTGGGCCGTCCCGACGAGATCAAGGGCCAGGGCGTCGTCGCCTTCGTCACCCTCAAGACCGGCATCAAGGCCACCGAGGACCTCTCCGAGAAGCTGCGCAAGCACGTCGGAGCCGTCATCGGCCCGATCGCCAAGCCCGACGAGATCCGCTTCGCCGAGGCGCTGCCCAAGACCCGCTCTGGCAAGATCATGCGCCGCCTGCTCAAGCAGATCGCCGCAGGCAACGCCGTCACGGGCGACACGACCACGCTGGAAGACTTCAGCGTCCTCGCCAAGCTCCGCGCCAGCGACGAATAA
- a CDS encoding cysteine desulfurase family protein, with protein MVYLDYNATTPLAPEALETMLPFLHGGYGNPSSIHAAGREARAGIDDAREKLAALLGVKGHEIIFTGGGTEACNLGVLGIARAHLPRGRHLITTATEHHAVLHACQHLLHHEGYELTILPVDASGRVDPQDVARAIRADTTVVSVMHANNETGVLQPIEEISALCRERKVFFHTDAVQTFGKIPVRPAELGAAAVSIAGHKFYGPKGVGALYLRSGIATARTLHGGAQENTRRPGTENVAAIVGMVAAAEKALAAGIADQPRQAALRDRLWAGIQEVEPRAIRNGAADDLSLGNTLNVSFPGVDGEALLIGLDLEGVCVSSGSACMVGSVQPSHVLIAMGVAPAVASSTVRFSLGLATTEADIDHCLRALASVLARQAAFAAA; from the coding sequence GTGGTCTATCTAGACTACAACGCCACGACTCCGCTGGCGCCCGAGGCGCTGGAGACCATGCTGCCCTTTCTCCACGGGGGGTATGGGAATCCCTCGAGCATTCACGCCGCCGGGCGCGAGGCCCGGGCGGGCATCGACGACGCGCGGGAGAAACTGGCCGCCCTGCTCGGGGTGAAGGGCCACGAGATCATCTTCACCGGCGGCGGCACCGAGGCGTGCAATCTCGGCGTGCTCGGCATCGCCCGCGCCCACCTGCCACGTGGCCGCCATCTCATCACCACGGCGACGGAGCACCACGCCGTGCTGCATGCGTGTCAGCATCTGTTGCATCACGAGGGGTATGAGCTTACGATCCTGCCCGTGGATGCCTCTGGACGAGTCGACCCGCAGGATGTGGCGCGAGCCATTCGCGCCGACACCACCGTCGTGTCCGTGATGCATGCGAATAACGAGACCGGCGTGCTCCAGCCCATAGAGGAAATCTCCGCCCTCTGCCGCGAGCGAAAGGTGTTTTTCCACACCGATGCCGTGCAGACTTTCGGAAAAATCCCCGTGCGTCCCGCCGAACTCGGCGCGGCGGCTGTCTCCATCGCCGGCCATAAGTTCTACGGCCCCAAGGGCGTAGGCGCTCTGTACCTCCGCTCGGGCATCGCCACCGCGCGCACCCTCCACGGTGGCGCGCAGGAGAATACCCGCCGCCCCGGCACGGAAAATGTCGCCGCCATCGTCGGCATGGTCGCCGCCGCGGAAAAGGCACTCGCCGCAGGCATCGCCGACCAGCCGCGTCAGGCCGCACTCCGCGACCGGCTCTGGGCCGGCATCCAGGAGGTCGAGCCCCGCGCCATCCGCAATGGCGCCGCGGACGACCTTTCGCTGGGGAATACCTTGAACGTGAGCTTCCCCGGCGTTGATGGCGAGGCGCTCCTCATCGGCCTCGATCTGGAGGGCGTGTGTGTCTCCAGCGGGTCCGCCTGCATGGTGGGCTCCGTGCAGCCCTCCCACGTGCTCATCGCCATGGGAGTCGCCCCCGCCGTGGCGTCGTCCACCGTCCGATTTTCGCTGGGCCTCGCGACCACAGAGGCCGATATCGATCACTGCCTGCGTGCGCTGGCGTCTGTCCTCGCGCGGCAGGCCGCATTTGCAGCCGCATGA
- a CDS encoding thioredoxin family protein produces the protein MKFLASLLTVLVASTLSMSNVRAAEADWQTDYKAALAQAAKEKKSVLLDFTGSDWCGWCIKLDKETFSESRFKNFAKNNLVLVEVDFPQKKTQSAELKEQNEALSKQYGVEGFPTLVLLNSEGKEIARNVGYLPGGPDGFMKWVKAAEKN, from the coding sequence ATGAAATTCCTCGCATCCCTCCTGACGGTTCTCGTGGCTTCCACCCTCTCAATGTCCAATGTCCGCGCCGCCGAAGCGGATTGGCAGACGGATTACAAGGCAGCGCTCGCCCAGGCAGCCAAGGAAAAGAAGTCCGTCCTCCTCGACTTCACCGGCTCCGACTGGTGTGGATGGTGCATCAAGCTCGACAAGGAGACCTTCTCCGAGTCGCGCTTCAAGAACTTCGCGAAGAACAACCTCGTTCTCGTCGAGGTGGACTTTCCTCAGAAAAAGACACAGTCGGCTGAACTGAAGGAGCAGAATGAGGCGCTTAGCAAGCAGTACGGTGTCGAGGGATTCCCGACCCTCGTCCTGCTCAACTCCGAAGGCAAGGAAATCGCCCGCAATGTCGGTTACCTCCCCGGCGGTCCGGATGGATTCATGAAATGGGTCAAAGCCGCGGAGAAAAACTAA
- a CDS encoding RNA recognition motif domain-containing protein yields the protein MKLYVGNLSFQSSSADLEELFEAHGQVVDAAIVMDKMTNRSRGFGFVTMGSAEEGQAAINALNGKQVDGRALTVNEARPREDFGGGNGGGNRRSGGNDRDRGARRRY from the coding sequence ATGAAACTCTACGTCGGAAATCTCTCTTTCCAGTCCTCCAGTGCTGATCTCGAAGAACTCTTCGAAGCTCACGGCCAGGTCGTCGACGCCGCCATCGTCATGGACAAGATGACCAACCGCTCGCGCGGCTTTGGTTTCGTCACCATGGGCAGCGCCGAGGAAGGCCAGGCTGCGATCAATGCCCTCAACGGCAAGCAGGTCGACGGCCGCGCCCTCACTGTCAACGAAGCTCGTCCTCGTGAAGACTTCGGCGGCGGCAACGGCGGTGGCAATCGCCGCTCCGGTGGCAACGACCGCGATCGTGGCGCCCGTCGTCGCTACTAA